In the genome of Caenorhabditis elegans chromosome IV, the window ctcGTAAATCGGCATAAGCGCTACCGTAgtcatttgaaaacttactgtagttttcgctacgagatattttgtgcttcaaatatgttgtgcaatacgcattctcagaattttatgGTCATGTAGTAcaataagaataaaaaatggccaaaatcagataataaaaaaaactcggccaccaaaaacaggaaaaatctTGAAGAACGAAACAGTTTGTATTTCGatgttttccggcaaatcggcaaattgacggaattgaaatttccggcaaattggcaaaccggcgacttgccggaatggaaatttccggcaaatcgggcgaattgccggaattgaacatttccggcaaactggcaaattcccggaattgaaatttccggaaaatcggcaaattttcagcaaatttttcggcaagtGTTTTtgcacatatttttttgaaaatcggcaaatgccggaattgaacatttccgacaaatgggcaaaccggcaaatcgccaattttgaaaagttcctgcaaatcagcaaaccggcaaatcggtaaactgtcggaattgaaaatttccggcaaatcggcaaatttgccggaattcaaaatttctagcaaatcggcaaatcgggcaaatcgacaaactggcagtttgccgaaaatcaatattacCGGCAAAACGGgaaaccggcagtttgccgaaaatcaaaatttccggcaaaacgggcaaaccggcaatttgccaataccagtttcatttttagaggaaaaaaaaaacgcaaaaatgagcaaaaatcgTCGGAGCCATTGATTCCTGTCTCTCATCATATATCAATCCGTAACGTTCAAATGGCACCCCAATCACCACCGCTGGCCAGGGCTTCTCGGTCAGCCGGgcggaaaaaaacattttcactcATCACGACAATGTGTAAAGTTTACACGGacgagaacaaaaaaaattcatgtgGTTATCAGAGTGAGCTCCGTGAGCTCCGTGAGCTCCGATAATAACATTCAAGGATCGCATTTCATGTtgtacttttttgttgtttaatGTCTATATATATTACACCATTTTCATATCTTTCATAGACAGAAATGAAATTatacaagaaaaatcgaatattcgGGAGTCAAGGGAGAGGGggataattaaataaattaatagtgttattttgaaataaggaATAACGAATAATAATTTCGGAATGGGATGGGGAGGTAAAACATTTTCACGAGTACAGGGCTCGGGGGGAAtatggagagagagagagaaaaaggcccctaaaacactaaaaaaagtcgggaaaaaatgtgcagtaaagctgtgtgtgtgtgttacCCGAGGACCAAGGTAAATTAAAAGCATGGTGTGTTGGTGTGTTGTGTGTGTCCATATAAAATGGAAGcctaatggaaaaaaattggagattatATTGGGGGgaattattcaattattttttttttaaagtcatgTACAGATAAAACAGGGAGCAGAAAAAAGTCATTGAGGGGAACTGGGGGGGaatgaatcagaaaaaaaaagtgaagaaaaatggggaaTTACAGGAATGtataaagaaaattaaaaaagcaaaagagGCACAAAATGGCACGAATAGGATAGATTTTTGGATGGGAAGgcatttgaagaagaagaagaagaagaagaagatctCTCTACAGTCACACAAATCACGGTTGACGGCTTCTagctctaaaaataaaaaaaaagacataaGAACATAGACAATTTCTTAAAGAAGGAGTATCGTGTCAAtgggggaaattgttttaaaatgtattagTATTGGTTGGTGctcaaacttcaaattattgcaaaagaaaaacgggaaaatggCTGGGACTAGTTTTTcacttggtggcctagaaatcctaaagttcggccaccgattttttttagattgattttaatgatttctAGGGTGGTTTTTAAtggttttaaagttttaaacaatttttcagttcaaaaattcaaaaatttcagttataaatcctaattttgcaataaaaacaaatgtaaaatcggtggccgaacttttgggaattctaggccatcagggaatcaaaagttcggccaccgattttttttattcgtttttaatgatttttaggaaattttcagtcgtTCTCAGTCTTTCTAGACATTTTTTCAGGTGGGGGACTAACTTTCCacttgatggcctagaaaatcaaaagttcggccaccgattttttttttcgattttcatcattttcaggtcagtttaggccaatttttctaattttttcgccaaaatttttcgccGCTTCCTAACCACCACTCTGGCCCGATGCTGTGGCCTAGAATTTGTTTAAAACCGTAAAAACCACCCTagaaatcattaaaatcaattttaaaaaatcggtggccgaactttaggagttctaggccaccaagtgAAAAACTAGTCCCAGCCACTTTCAGccattttccggtttttcttttgcaataattggaagtttgaatacaaaaatacttcattttaaaacaatttcccccaTTGACGATACTCCTTCTTTAATCGTTAATCTCTACCTTGTCACCATTTTGTGATCCGAATTCTCGTCGTCACCACCGATTCCGGCGGTCGCTGCCGTCACTGATCCTCTCTTCTTTTTCGTGGCGCCTGCAAACTCGTCGTCGACCGTCTTAGTGTTCTTGCGTCGAGCTGCTGCGGAGCGAGTCTTCTTGGCAACAGCTGTAGTGTCGGTTGCTAGTTCCGGAGTTGCAGTTTCGCTTCGGTTTGTACCCTGAAGTAATacctttattaatttttgttatcttttttcaaagcttGACTACTCAAAATGTGCTGAAACAAACGAAttcttctcgaaaaatttttcagaaaatttaatggcggttcaaagtttcaaaaaaattacttgttTTTGCTAAAATGTGCCCAAatgcacaaatttttttaatggcgGTAGTataaaaagttcaacaaaaaatcctcgttttagctaaaatctccaatttttgccaacttttccgGGTTGGCAATAAGATTTTATATAATTAGATCAttctttattgcatatttcgATCGTTTATCtcataatattttattgatttaggTATATTTAAAACACTATATTTTGggtacctatcggctttaaatgtacctacATCAATGTATTAATAtgagataaattaccaaaatattcaataataTCAAATCCAATTCCCAGAacggaaaagttgaaaaaattgaaggttttagctgaaattagggtttttttttggaattttgacaCCCAGAAATCCAGTCCTCAGATATACCTCACTGGAAGCTGCATCATCTTCTCTCTCAGCTTGATCCGCTTGTtgaacttcaattttctcagtCTCCTCATTCGTTTCATCTTCATCCTCAGTCTTTTTCTCATGAtcatctttctgaaatttgaaaatttcaaatttttaggtgttctttttaatcaaaatgcTAATTTCCCAAAACTCACATCTTCAACAGGTCCCCCCACCTCTTGCCCTCCGTCTTGAGACTCCTTCCTCTTTGTCGATTTATTAGTCGCCGTAGTCCCTGGAGCCTTACAAGGCCTTCCTCGCTTCGGAATCTTCACAGCCGACTTATCATCCAACGACGACTCGGTGCTCATTCCACCACCAATTGCTccaatttcctcaaaaacttgtccaccaccaccaccaagaTCTGATGTTACTGATGATGCTACAGGTGCTGCTGGAGTCGTCGGAGTCATTCCATAATCTTTTGAGCTATTCGAATGATCATCCAGATTCAACAGTGTCGTCTCAGTGCTTCCGCCGTATTCTCCACCATTCGCATTGTAGGATGAAGTCGACGATTTATCATCTGTCGATTGGCGGAGCAGTGTATTCGAATAGGATCTTCGTGGAGAGTACTCGGCAATCGTCATTCCGGCTGTTCCGGCGCCCAGCGATTTTTCGTCTTCAAATACCGTCGACAACTTCGACAGGAGCTCTTCTCGTTCGGCACGTTCCGATGGCTGAAATGTgcacaaaatttcgaaaaaaattcgttaatttctttaaaaatgctGCCGACAAACCGTAAGATTGACAAGATTTTTATCGGTGCATCTAGTGAAGACCTCCTCATCCACAGCCATATCAATACATTTTCGAACGGTTGCCAGCGAGATGCCCATTATTTGGGAAGTCCATTGATCCGGCTTGGAAAATGGTGAATTGACAAGAGGATGACGAGCAGGAAGcctgaaaatatatgtttatttaatatataccgtatttcttctattaatatattggctgcaatactactatttttcgatggtcttcccgcatgcaatactattagggagtgcaagtctaatagggagtgccactactatttttcagaacatttttatgTGTTGGGGCTTACTAGATTCTACTtgcaaaaaactcaaattttatttggaagtatagaaaatttgattgaaattgcaacaaaaaggtACGATAACTTcaatctctaaaaattttgttataaactgttgcaaaataggcaaaaaatgttattaaaattttaaaattagtaaGGAGggtttgcaacaaaaaaaagtaggtgcaagactattagggagtgcaacacTAATGTGTGCAAGTCTAAAAGGGAGGCCATActaatagaaaatatatacGGTATTCCATCCGTTTttatattaaatatttttgaaatcaacttatttattttcagtttttttacaaaatggtcggttgcaccatgtttttttcgaaattagtgtcaaaatatagaTAATAACTTGtttcatctaaaaatataacatCCATATCAGctgaaatatttgagaaaatgctcgaaaatgGCCGGAAAATAGCCAATAGAAATCTCTAACTTTCAAGCCATTTCTGATCAtttcttcaaatgtttcagTTCTAGTaaatgttacttttttttagataaattcagtagattttatatattttgacaccaatttttaattggaaaacatGGTACTAGATAGATCCACACCTGAACTAGTATATTATTCCTCTTAAATCAACTGAGTATTTTGGGAAGTTCCACAAAATGGTCGATTGCATCatgtttttccatttaaaaattagtatcaaaaaatagaaaaacggctttattcttctaaaaaaattacatttatttcagctttaaaatttgagaaaatgctcaaactatatgaaaactgaaaatttcggcaaaaatcccgatttcaacaatttttgagcatattccaaaatgttaactgtcattttcagataaatcaaatcgacttgatatttttgaccttaaatgaaaaaaattttggaaaaacatggtgcaatcgaccattttgtagaattgccgaaataaattattcctCTCTCATTCCCGCCAACACCCAATTCATATCTtattcatcatcatcatcgccGCTGAAAACCCCCGGTGAAGCATTTGCTGCCGCCGAAGACGACGACGTTGACGACGTCTTCTCGACAATGATGATGAGCCATTGGGGATTGacgagtgagagagagagagagggagataGTGTCTGAGTGGTAACGGAGACGCAGTCAGGTAGGTAGGGGGTCACTGAAACCAATCGGGGGAGAGGCGCCGCCAAGAGAACGCAACGGGCGAGGAGGGTGCGTGCGCTTGCCGGGCAAGACGTTGAAGGCCAACGGACCGACCGACCGACCGACCGACCGACGACGACAAATGCAGCTCGTTTGCGCCGCTCTGTGCTCACGGAGCACACTCACTCTTGCATGTATACAGCCTCGGCGCTCAAGCGAAATGGCTGTCACAAGACTACAAGCTGACCTACTTCATCAGTACTCTGATGCGGAAACACGGAAACCTAACTGGGGACTCTTTTTTGGTCATCAGAGAGTTATGAGTCGAATGACATATTTTCTGGAAAGCTAATACAATGAACATATCGAATTCAAAATAAGTGTTCATATTGCCCAAATTGATGTgttaagacaattttttttcaactccgAATGCGTATGCCGTTGTTTTTGAAGCTTCATATCTCTCTCGACGGACTTTAAAGATACAAGAAAAtagtcaactgacaaaatgttaaGAACAATACGAAAATCATtatattaaaatataattccATTTGATGTGTTACGTACTCATGTAGTTATAAGCACTTAAAATGTTACAGGAGTACGTAACATGTCACATggaattatattttaatataATGATTTTCGTATTGTTCTTAacgttttgtcagttgactATTTTCTTGTATCTTTGAAGTCTGTCGAGATATGAAGCTTCAAAAACAACGACATTTTGGCTTATGgagttattcaagtaatgtagcaaaatgtatttaaatacatttgtgacgtcacaaatgtatttaaatacatgtttttatttacttgAATACAGGTGTGACGTAGCTTTTCTACACTTtctaattttccgacactacttgaataaccccataaccCCATTAATATACGCACtcggagttttgaaaaaaattgtcttaacATCAATTTGGgcaacattttattttgaattcgaTATGTTCATTGtattagttttccaaaaatatatcatTCGACACATAACTCTCGGGTGACCAAAAA includes:
- the Y54G2A.26 gene encoding Histone acetyltransferase (Confirmed by transcript evidence), which produces MQFYQPPAQQHLARSTPPPNFAQPYGMGMRPHEEETRQIMNLDSQQTHSSSPTSSWNQPYGQMSNPYQQRGPSLYAPPGPPVMHQNGPPGVVPTSNPYYQPPVPPQHHHMQPQAPMMSPGMHGQQQQQPYYNTQSPLTGTPPSMSYGTPQIPAPPPTSNGSAPMFNFSKPRNSNEGSLTNGGGGAAHRRKKHNDLSSPRYSSNSNEDVDGSVFPDMADFPLLDVVQSKAKKDAGRKPCRPHLCEQSRMLISRVCHFHREFIKRLPARHPLVNSPFSKPDQWTSQIMGISLATVRKCIDMAVDEEVFTRCTDKNLVNLTPSERAEREELLSKLSTVFEDEKSLGAGTAGMTIAEYSPRRSYSNTLLRQSTDDKSSTSSYNANGGEYGGSTETTLLNLDDHSNSSKDYGMTPTTPAAPVASSVTSDLGGGGGQVFEEIGAIGGGMSTESSLDDKSAVKIPKRGRPCKAPGTTATNKSTKRKESQDGGQEVGGPVEDKDDHEKKTEDEDETNEETEKIEVQQADQAEREDDAASSEGTNRSETATPELATDTTAVAKKTRSAAARRKNTKTVDDEFAGATKKKRGSVTAATAGIGGDDENSDHKMVTRARSRQP
- the Y54G2A.26 gene encoding Histone acetyltransferase (Confirmed by transcript evidence), which gives rise to MSNPYQQRGPSLYAPPGPPVMHQNGPPGVVPTSNPYYQPPVPPQHHHMQPQAPMMSPGMHGQQQQQPYYNTQSPLTGTPPSMSYGTPQIPAPPPTSNGSAPMFNFSKPRNSNEGSLTNGGGGAAHRRKKHNDLSSPRYSSNSNEDVDGSVFPDMADFPLLDVVQSKAKKDAGRKPCRPHLCEQSRMLISRVCHFHREFIKRLPARHPLVNSPFSKPDQWTSQIMGISLATVRKCIDMAVDEEVFTRCTDKNLVNLTPSERAEREELLSKLSTVFEDEKSLGAGTAGMTIAEYSPRRSYSNTLLRQSTDDKSSTSSYNANGGEYGGSTETTLLNLDDHSNSSKDYGMTPTTPAAPVASSVTSDLGGGGGQVFEEIGAIGGGMSTESSLDDKSAVKIPKRGRPCKAPGTTATNKSTKRKESQDGGQEVGGPVEDKDDHEKKTEDEDETNEETEKIEVQQADQAEREDDAASSEGTNRSETATPELATDTTAVAKKTRSAAARRKNTKTVDDEFAGATKKKRGSVTAATAGIGGDDENSDHKMVTRARSRQP
- the Y54G2A.26 gene encoding Ashwin (Confirmed by transcript evidence); translation: MGISLATVRKCIDMAVDEEVFTRCTDKNLVNLTPSERAEREELLSKLSTVFEDEKSLGAGTAGMTIAEYSPRRSYSNTLLRQSTDDKSSTSSYNANGGEYGGSTETTLLNLDDHSNSSKDYGMTPTTPAAPVASSVTSDLGGGGGQVFEEIGAIGGGMSTESSLDDKSAVKIPKRGRPCKAPGTTATNKSTKRKESQDGGQEVGGPVEDKDDHEKKTEDEDETNEETEKIEVQQADQAEREDDAASSEGTNRSETATPELATDTTAVAKKTRSAAARRKNTKTVDDEFAGATKKKRGSVTAATAGIGGDDENSDHKMVTRARSRQP